CAACATCGTCATCCTTGAGGAGGGTTTGACCCCCGAGGAGGAGTCGAAACTCATCGAGGTGACGATGAGCGAGATCAACCCCGATGGGTTCAACGGTATCGAGATCGAGACCTACCCCAAGTCCCAGACCGGCGGGGGCGGCTTCCTCGGACGGCTGATGGGAAAGGGGGAGACGAAGAAGCTCACAGTGATCGGGCCCGCCAACCAGATCGAGACCCTCCACAAGGACGAGTCGCTCATCAGCGCACTCGTCTCACGAGAGTAACCGTGCCCCATCAGTGCACGGAATGTGGCCACACCTTCGAGGACGGCTCCAAGGAGATGCTTTCAGGCTGTCCGGAGTGCGGTGGCAACAAGTTCCAGTTCCTCCCCGACGGGGCCGAATCCGACGCCAAGCCTGAAACGTCCGACGAACCGCGAGCCGACCCGTCGGCCGCGGACGACCGTGAGGACCGCGCGCAGGCCGACGCTCGCTCCTCGGTGGTCGACGCCGACGAGCTCCCGTCGTCCGAGCCCGACGCCGGTTCCGAACCCGACGAGGCGACGTCCGATCTCTCGGAGCTCCGCGAGGAGCTGAACGACCAGTTCGAGAGCATTCGGATCGTCGATCACGGACAGTACGAACTCAACCTGATGGAGCTCTACAAGCGCGAGGAGTTCATCATCGCGCTCCAAGAGAACGGCCGGTACGTCATCGAGGTACCCGAATCGTTCCGGCGCGGTCTCGAGGACTGACGGCGCCATTACCCCTTCGACCGACCGGTTCCCCGTTTCGCTTACAACGCGCATCGATCGGCGGACGAGTACCGGATCGGGCGCTCGGGTTCACCCGAAGCGGGGGTGGTGTGGCGTTCCGACAGTGAGGCGTGGATGCTCACCATTTATACGGCAGGCTACCGATTCGACCGGTATGAGCCAAGCTACGAAGATCGTCGTCGGAACGATCGCGATCTCGGCGGCCCTCTCGCTCACGCTGGTCGCCTACTACGCGTTCCTCGTCTGATGTTCACGGAGCGTGCCCTCTCGCCCTCGCTTTCACGTGTGCGCGAAAACCACACTCCGGGGGCGCTCGTCCTCGACTGTGAGGGGGATTTCGAGACCCTGCCGCCCGAGGCGCTCGACGAACTGGCCGTGATCACCGAGGGGATCTCCCCCGTCAGCCACCCGAAGGGGTGGCTCCCCGAGGGCGTCCCCGAGATCGCCCGGCGACACGCCGGGTCCGACCTCGTCGTCGGGATGCCGGGTGCCGGGAGCGTCGCGTGGACGACCCAGACGACCCCGCCGATCTGTTTCGTCAAGGCCCGTGTCGAGGGTGTCCCCGAGGGGTTCGTCGATTTCTTGATCGCCGAAGCGCTCGTCGAGATCGGGTTCGAGTTCCCCGAACAGTTCGTCGGCTTCTTCGGCGCGGACTACCCCGACCTCGCGCGCACAACGGGGCTCGGTCCCAACGGGACCTATCAGATCGCGACGGCCCTCTTTGCGGGCTGGCGCGGGCTTCACACCCGCGAGGTCTTCGCGGGGTGGGAGGGAGAGGAGCCCGACCTATACGAGGCGTGGGTCGACGCCGGCCAGCGTCTCGAAGGTCGGGTGGGTGATCTCCCCTCGCTGATCGCCACGAACGAACTCGATTTCGCGGAGGCGACCGAACTGGCCTGTAGCGCGATCAAACATGACCTCGCTCTCCCCGCGCCCTTCGATGCGCTCGATACGAAGGCGTACCGCGAACACGGCGCTCCGTTCGCGGTGCAGTGGGCCGAAAAGACGTTCGCGACGCTCAACGGGGAGTAACGGCCTAGAACTCGCAGCTGACGCTGCCGTCCGCATCCAAATCGATCGTCCCGTCGAACAGCTCGACATATTTCTGTGCGGTTTCCTCGTCGTGGACCTCCTTCGAGAGGTGAAAGAGCCCGACGGCGTCGTACTCCTCGAGGAGCGCGAGCAGCTCGCCCATGGCGTCGTAGACGGCATCCTCCTCGGCGTAGTAGATCAGTTCCGTCACCGAATCGACCGTGATGCGGAGCTTTCCGTCGTGGCTCTCGAGGAAGTCACGGGCCTGTGAGAGGATTCCCTCGATATCGTGCGGTGCAGAAACGTAGTGGACCTTCTCGCCGCTTCGCCGTGAGTAGCCCCGCTCGACCGAGAGGGTGTCGAGGATCACGGCCCGGGACTCGTCGACGTCGTAGTAGTCGAGCTTCTGCTCGACCTCGCGGGCGGTGGTTCGTGTCGAAATGACGAGGAAGTGGTCGGTGTCGGTCGCGAGGAAGTCGGTGTCGATACGGTCGGTCTCGCCGGTGCTCGGATGGAGGAGGAGAACGCCGGTACCGCCCGGAACTGTCTCCGGTGCGCCTTCGACCGCCAACGTATAGTCCATACCAGAGCCAACCGACGAATCACCTTAAGCGTGGGTGGATCGTACGACCGGGCCCGATCGCCCTCCTCGCGATCGTCTCGGGGGTGAACTGACGCGTTCCGAACCGGTTTTGTCCCCGCCGACCGACGACCTCCCAATGAGCGTCCGCGAGGAGTTCGACGACTGGGCGGCCCAAGGAAGAGATCGAGGAATGGAGGAGCGCCACTGGCACACCGCCAAACACGCACTGGCGCGCATGCCCGTCGAGCCGGGCGACACCGTCTTCGATCTGGGTACCGGCTCGGGATACGCGCTCCGGGCGCTCCGGGATACGAAGGGTGCGGACCGGGGCTATGGAATCGACGGCTCGCCCGAGATGGTGCGAAACGCCCGCTCGTACACCGACGATCCCTCGATAGCGTTCCTGCTGGGTGATTTCGACTCGCTTCCCCTCGCGGACGATTCGGTGGACCACGTCTTCTCGATGGAGGCGTTTTACTACGCTAGCGATCCCCACCACACCCTCGCGGAACTCGACCGGATCCTCCGTCCCGGCGGCACGTTCTTCTGTGCGGTCAACTACTACGAGGAGAACGTCCACTCCCACGAGTGGCAGGACCGGATCTCCGTGGAGATGACCCGCTGGTCGCGCGCCGAGTACCGCGAGGCGTTTCGGAGGGCGGGCTTTCACGTCGCCGAGCAGGACGCCATCCCCGACCTCGACATCGAGATCCCCGACGAGAACGAGTTCCCGACCGACGACTGGAAGGACAGGGAAGAAATGGTCGAGCGGTACCGAACCTACGGTACGCTTCTCACCGTGGGGGTCGTCCCGTAGTTCCACTCGAAACGCACCCCAATCCATCCGAGACGTTCACGGTCGAACGGACCACCGAGCGGGATCCCGGCGGCCGACACCGTCTTTCCCACCGACGAAACCCGTCCGCCACATCGATTCTTCCAGGCTAGTTACTATCCACGACAAATCCAATGGGGGACGTTCACAACCCCTCCGCTTCGACTGGAGCTACAGCACCCAGCCCGCGATCCAGGGGGTGAGAAAGGCCTCGACGAACGAGGCGAGGACGAAGACGGTGGCCAGACCGACCATCACCCAGAAGGCCGTGTGGATCTCCGCTGCGAGCGTTGCGTCATCGATCTCCCTTCGGAAGCGCCGCCAGCCGACGTGTCCGAGGTGAAGCCCCAGCGCGCCCGAGACCGCGAGCGCGGGGACTTCGAGGATGCCGTGGGGGACGATCAGTGCGGCCACCACGAGGAGGTCGACACTGACCCCGGCGACGAGCCCGACGACCACCCCGTTGAACAGCAGATTGACGGCGGTCGGGATCCCGAGGGCGAGTCCCGCAAAGGTCTGACCCAGCGCGACCAGCCAGTTGTTCACCGCGATCATCACGAAGGTGTCGAGCGGGAAGGGACCGAAGACCATCGTCGGATCCCCGATCCCGCCGGTCCCGAGGGCGACGTCGCCGACGGCGAGGTAGCCCCCGAGCGTTCCCACCCCGAACAGGACGAGGCTCACGCCCGTCAGCGCGAGGCCCGCCTTCGATACCACAAACGCCTCCAGCGAGTCCATGCTCCTCGACCACCCCTCCCGAAGGCGGGTCCGAACAGCACGGCCCTCCCCCGCGAGCAGTGGACGGGTGTCGACTCGTTCGCCCTCGACGTAGATCCCGGTCTTCAGCAGGTGGAGCAGGGGGGTGACGAACAGCAGTGTCAGGACCGAAACGACGTTCGAAACGCCGAGGATCGAGAGAAGCGCGGTCGCCCCGGCGACCGCCGCGGTGATCCCGATCGCGATGACGACGTAGACGACGAACGCACCGGGTCGCCGCCGGACGAAGCCCGCGGCACGTTTCACCGCTCCGATCGTCCCCACCCGGTCGATCACCACCGCCTGCGGGGCGAAGACGAAGACCGCGGCGATCAGGAGGAGGGAAACCAACCAGACGGGCGCGAGCAGCGCGGCACCGACCGCGACGAGCAGCCCGATCCCGGGATCGGCGAGGGAGACCGCACCCGCGACGAAGACGACGAGCCCGTAGACGAGCGTCACCAGCAGGTAGAGCCCGTATTCGAGGAGTGCGAGCCCGACGAAGGGCTTGGTGTCCCGGAGCGCACCCGTCACTCCCGACTCGACGGGCTCCCTTCCCAGCAGGGCGGCGTAAACGGTGTGGGTCTGGCCGGCGTGAACGGCCGCACCGACGAGGATCCAGACGGCGATTCCAATGAGAACCGAGAGACCGACGATCGCGAGCACGCCCGGCGTGAACAGGCCCGCGATCGCCTGATCAAACTGTTCGGTCGGCAGTGCGTCGGGGTCGGCGGCCGTCGGGTCCTCGGTGGCCCCCTCCAAGGCGTCGAAATCGGTTTCGGCGAGCGCCTCGTTGAGGGCCGCGAACCGACCCTGTGCGAACAACAGGAGGACGGCGAGAAAGAGTCCGATCAGGGGGACGGTCCGCGC
The sequence above is a segment of the Halalkalicoccus subterraneus genome. Coding sequences within it:
- a CDS encoding DUF2073 domain-containing protein, which gives rise to MAEITGSDGNGVQIDLISGERMDELASMEKIRMILDGVHDGNIVILEEGLTPEEESKLIEVTMSEINPDGFNGIEIETYPKSQTGGGGFLGRLMGKGETKKLTVIGPANQIETLHKDESLISALVSRE
- a CDS encoding Zn-ribbon domain-containing protein — encoded protein: MPHQCTECGHTFEDGSKEMLSGCPECGGNKFQFLPDGAESDAKPETSDEPRADPSAADDREDRAQADARSSVVDADELPSSEPDAGSEPDEATSDLSELREELNDQFESIRIVDHGQYELNLMELYKREEFIIALQENGRYVIEVPESFRRGLED
- a CDS encoding adenosine deaminase, with product MSQATKIVVGTIAISAALSLTLVAYYAFLV
- a CDS encoding DUF7089 family protein, translated to MFTERALSPSLSRVRENHTPGALVLDCEGDFETLPPEALDELAVITEGISPVSHPKGWLPEGVPEIARRHAGSDLVVGMPGAGSVAWTTQTTPPICFVKARVEGVPEGFVDFLIAEALVEIGFEFPEQFVGFFGADYPDLARTTGLGPNGTYQIATALFAGWRGLHTREVFAGWEGEEPDLYEAWVDAGQRLEGRVGDLPSLIATNELDFAEATELACSAIKHDLALPAPFDALDTKAYREHGAPFAVQWAEKTFATLNGE
- a CDS encoding DUF7090 family protein, which translates into the protein MDYTLAVEGAPETVPGGTGVLLLHPSTGETDRIDTDFLATDTDHFLVISTRTTAREVEQKLDYYDVDESRAVILDTLSVERGYSRRSGEKVHYVSAPHDIEGILSQARDFLESHDGKLRITVDSVTELIYYAEEDAVYDAMGELLALLEEYDAVGLFHLSKEVHDEETAQKYVELFDGTIDLDADGSVSCEF
- a CDS encoding class I SAM-dependent methyltransferase, coding for MSVREEFDDWAAQGRDRGMEERHWHTAKHALARMPVEPGDTVFDLGTGSGYALRALRDTKGADRGYGIDGSPEMVRNARSYTDDPSIAFLLGDFDSLPLADDSVDHVFSMEAFYYASDPHHTLAELDRILRPGGTFFCAVNYYEENVHSHEWQDRISVEMTRWSRAEYREAFRRAGFHVAEQDAIPDLDIEIPDENEFPTDDWKDREEMVERYRTYGTLLTVGVVP
- a CDS encoding stage II sporulation protein M; protein product: MKVTDALDGAVSTLVEKPAGVLPAYFVGYGAGTVARTVPLIGLFLAVLLLFAQGRFAALNEALAETDFDALEGATEDPTAADPDALPTEQFDQAIAGLFTPGVLAIVGLSVLIGIAVWILVGAAVHAGQTHTVYAALLGREPVESGVTGALRDTKPFVGLALLEYGLYLLVTLVYGLVVFVAGAVSLADPGIGLLVAVGAALLAPVWLVSLLLIAAVFVFAPQAVVIDRVGTIGAVKRAAGFVRRRPGAFVVYVVIAIGITAAVAGATALLSILGVSNVVSVLTLLFVTPLLHLLKTGIYVEGERVDTRPLLAGEGRAVRTRLREGWSRSMDSLEAFVVSKAGLALTGVSLVLFGVGTLGGYLAVGDVALGTGGIGDPTMVFGPFPLDTFVMIAVNNWLVALGQTFAGLALGIPTAVNLLFNGVVVGLVAGVSVDLLVVAALIVPHGILEVPALAVSGALGLHLGHVGWRRFRREIDDATLAAEIHTAFWVMVGLATVFVLASFVEAFLTPWIAGWVL